The Pirellulimonas nuda genome includes a region encoding these proteins:
- a CDS encoding FecR family protein — MNENQNPSTAEADHWGKVCLDYLEGGEKAPLPEFLQLLQDPRFCATLAGYSIDYGELQSLSSEDGDARVQDSPATIEAAFAAAVGVPCDAIGATPAKRSGVRRPAKAGASSGRWNAALLAGGLGVLAASLLAGLFVASRHWGDAPFRPHVARDADALDAADRGIQAVAWSGQVMVDGKKVGWDAGEEVWLRNGVVVATGGGSGLVSLRYADGTIVELASESTASFELRGGQKLVDVEAGFVSASVKPQPAGKPLKITTAEATIEVVGTELAISRVPSATTLSVSGGQVRMWRSTDGELVEVNAGEYAVASTPENGDRSPEYRAFDLDRCPDQWVEDFEDGLPSEWNSGSWVSQGLPDGSSGGVTASKSLDGDDFGVATGVDQEIWKRGLVSIHEDSVLNLRMKVSRDDFYHVLVFMRGRMHYEYQEPHRQRSDWTGKWRTLSIPLAAFKRTGREFEGGDDFEARDMTPPVLDRPIYMVMVSSQKRDLGLVIDRMWISRDPSVTEPTVTTDVE; from the coding sequence ATGAACGAGAACCAAAATCCAAGCACGGCCGAGGCAGACCACTGGGGGAAGGTCTGCCTGGACTACCTCGAAGGTGGCGAGAAGGCCCCCTTGCCAGAGTTCCTCCAGCTACTGCAAGACCCGCGCTTCTGCGCCACGCTCGCCGGATACTCGATCGACTACGGGGAGCTCCAGAGTCTCTCGTCGGAGGACGGGGACGCCAGAGTTCAGGACAGCCCCGCCACGATCGAAGCCGCTTTTGCGGCCGCTGTCGGGGTTCCTTGCGATGCGATCGGGGCAACACCTGCCAAGCGGTCGGGGGTGAGACGGCCGGCGAAGGCGGGGGCAAGTTCTGGCCGCTGGAACGCCGCGCTGCTGGCCGGCGGCTTAGGGGTGTTGGCGGCATCACTGCTGGCGGGACTATTCGTCGCCTCACGCCACTGGGGCGACGCGCCGTTTCGACCCCACGTCGCCCGGGACGCCGACGCACTCGATGCAGCGGATCGCGGCATTCAGGCGGTCGCCTGGTCGGGTCAGGTGATGGTCGACGGCAAGAAGGTCGGCTGGGATGCGGGGGAGGAGGTGTGGCTCCGCAACGGCGTTGTGGTCGCCACCGGAGGGGGGAGCGGTCTGGTGAGCCTGAGGTACGCCGACGGCACGATCGTGGAGCTGGCCAGCGAGAGCACCGCGTCGTTCGAGCTCCGCGGAGGCCAAAAGCTGGTGGACGTGGAGGCGGGTTTTGTGAGCGCGTCGGTCAAGCCTCAACCGGCCGGAAAGCCGCTTAAGATTACGACGGCAGAAGCAACCATCGAGGTGGTGGGTACGGAGCTGGCGATCAGCCGGGTCCCGAGCGCGACAACTCTGAGCGTCTCGGGAGGTCAAGTGCGGATGTGGCGGAGCACCGACGGCGAGTTAGTGGAGGTGAACGCGGGTGAGTACGCCGTCGCCTCGACGCCGGAGAACGGCGACCGATCGCCCGAGTATCGGGCCTTCGACCTCGACCGTTGCCCCGATCAGTGGGTCGAAGACTTCGAAGACGGGCTGCCGTCGGAGTGGAATAGCGGCTCCTGGGTTTCCCAGGGGCTCCCCGATGGGTCCAGCGGCGGCGTCACCGCGAGCAAGAGTCTTGACGGGGACGACTTCGGGGTAGCCACCGGCGTCGACCAGGAGATCTGGAAGCGGGGGCTGGTGTCGATCCATGAAGACAGCGTTCTGAACCTGCGGATGAAGGTCAGCCGAGACGATTTCTACCATGTGCTCGTCTTCATGCGCGGACGCATGCACTACGAGTATCAAGAACCGCATCGACAGCGTTCCGATTGGACCGGCAAGTGGCGTACGCTCAGCATCCCCCTTGCGGCGTTCAAGCGGACGGGCCGCGAGTTCGAGGGGGGCGATGATTTTGAGGCGCGAGATATGACTCCTCCGGTGCTCGACCGACCGATCTACATGGTCATGGTGAGCTCTCAGAAGCGGGACTTGGGGCTGGTGATCGACCGGATGTGGATCTCGCGAGATCCATCGGTTACCGAGCCGACCGTTACGACCGATGTCGAGTAG
- a CDS encoding sigma-70 family RNA polymerase sigma factor, which yields MGAAVGAIACSTPTYEQFQEVGEPLENDRHDVLRLLIEHRNSLFGFIFAAVRDHDAAEEVLQEVSVAVCESSGSFQVGTNFGAWAREIARRRVLAYWRQRDARPALLSDELLQNVSDGFRRVEEQSAPIEQRKALRTCLAKLEPTLRQLIEQRYAKRISLGDLAVQMGRKQETVRKSLYRARMALRKCIEFRLASKGAQE from the coding sequence ATGGGCGCCGCCGTAGGCGCAATTGCATGCAGCACGCCCACTTACGAGCAATTTCAAGAGGTGGGTGAACCATTGGAGAACGACCGTCATGACGTCCTTCGTTTGCTGATCGAGCATCGCAATTCGCTGTTCGGGTTCATTTTCGCGGCTGTTCGCGACCATGACGCCGCGGAGGAAGTGCTGCAGGAAGTGTCCGTTGCGGTGTGCGAGAGCAGCGGCAGTTTCCAAGTGGGAACCAACTTCGGCGCCTGGGCCCGGGAGATCGCCCGCCGGCGAGTTCTGGCCTATTGGCGTCAACGCGACGCGCGTCCGGCGCTGCTGTCGGATGAGCTGTTGCAGAACGTTTCCGACGGGTTCCGGCGGGTCGAAGAACAGTCCGCCCCGATCGAGCAACGCAAGGCGCTGCGTACCTGTCTCGCGAAACTCGAGCCGACCCTGCGTCAGTTAATCGAACAACGTTACGCAAAGCGGATCAGCCTCGGCGATCTCGCTGTTCAAATGGGGCGTAAGCAAGAAACGGTCCGGAAGTCGCTCTATCGGGCGCGGATGGCCCTTAGGAAGTGCATTGAGTTTCGCCTCGCCAGTAAAGGGGCTCAGGAATGA
- a CDS encoding DUF1559 domain-containing protein has translation MKSSRTGFTLVELLVVIAIIGVLVAMLLPAVQAAREAARRSSCNNNLRQMAIALHNHHDTVGYFPSGWKFDRKNPDRAGWGWNVALFPYMEQRNIFDAMDVSNKDLETVKLAATAAGQNNHALLTVIPNLRCPSDTGPDMNEDKNINSLRVPLSNYVACHGLAQPLGESRGLGDEEGDGIGVFYGNSKTKMEQITDGTSKTLALGERSFILNGKAAVWAGVGKPADASSTFGTPNVGGGVSFHLNGAESRGGFRSLHPGGAQFVFADCSVHFISDDIESNIDTCKEWYCNSASWSPKASITERLGVYQRLGMMNDGLVVGSY, from the coding sequence ATGAAATCGTCCCGCACTGGTTTCACCCTGGTCGAGTTGCTAGTTGTGATCGCGATTATTGGGGTGCTTGTCGCGATGCTTCTCCCGGCGGTTCAGGCGGCTCGCGAAGCGGCCCGGCGGAGTTCCTGCAACAACAACCTGCGTCAGATGGCTATCGCGCTGCACAACCACCACGACACGGTCGGCTACTTCCCGTCCGGGTGGAAGTTTGATCGCAAGAACCCGGACCGTGCGGGTTGGGGCTGGAACGTCGCGCTGTTTCCTTACATGGAGCAGCGGAATATCTTCGACGCCATGGACGTCAGTAACAAAGACCTAGAAACGGTCAAGCTAGCGGCAACCGCGGCCGGTCAGAACAACCACGCGCTGCTCACGGTGATCCCGAACCTAAGGTGCCCCTCGGACACCGGCCCCGATATGAACGAAGATAAGAACATCAACAGCCTGCGGGTGCCGCTATCGAACTACGTCGCTTGCCACGGCTTGGCACAGCCCCTGGGAGAGTCCCGTGGGCTCGGCGATGAAGAAGGCGACGGCATTGGGGTATTCTACGGCAACAGCAAGACCAAGATGGAGCAGATCACCGACGGCACCAGCAAGACCTTGGCCCTTGGGGAACGCAGCTTTATCCTCAACGGCAAGGCAGCCGTCTGGGCCGGGGTCGGCAAACCGGCCGACGCCAGCTCTACTTTCGGCACCCCCAACGTCGGCGGCGGCGTGTCGTTCCATTTGAACGGCGCCGAGTCTCGCGGCGGCTTCCGCAGCCTCCACCCCGGGGGCGCCCAGTTCGTGTTCGCCGACTGCTCGGTCCACTTCATCTCCGATGACATCGAATCGAACATCGACACCTGCAAAGAGTGGTACTGCAACAGCGCAAGCTGGAGCCCCAAGGCTTCCATCACCGAGCGGCTTGGCGTCTATCAGCGTCTCGGGATGATGAACGACGGCCTCGTGGTCGGCAGCTACTGA
- a CDS encoding sulfatase family protein → MIRRHVLFALALSLTFSIGLRFTPSAIGQPADRPNILWITSEDNSASWLGCYGNALAKTPRIDRLAAEGVQYRNAFSNAPVCAVARSTLFTGVYATTLGTQHMRSRHAIPDRFRPYVSYLRESGYYCTNNWKTDYNFLGEDESWWDDSSETAHYRNRPEGAPFFAVLNFTTSHESSLFTEKTAQYRQSGLIPPAPRLDLDQVEVPPIYPDTPVVRRDIAVYHDVITAMDQQVGLALDELEAAGLANDTIVFYYSDHGGVLPRSKRFVYHTGVHVPLIFRIPPKFANDATPPGGSQIDSLVEFVDLAPTALALAGITPPEHMQGRPLLAGEGAQPRRYAFLYGDRFDETLRMHRALTDGEYRYVHNFYPHLPGTLQNEYPYGIATWRVMRAMAKRGELYATLAPFWKAPQRTAELFRVAVDPWETVDLIIDNKAPKRDRDRAAAMRSVLRARMLETRDLGVIPEAFWGELAAGQTIYDYANNGDFPWEEAIDLAFAASDQAPSKLGRLKQGLEDEHPVLRYWGAMGCLELGGAAAPASNSLKRLLEDPHAANRITAAHALYRIEPSQSRLNTLADEAIHARDDASATLAFHTLYQLDATSRVSTHDLRTIAQASPTGYAAVWANRLLAERPRRSTTDRSATHR, encoded by the coding sequence ATGATTCGACGCCACGTTCTGTTCGCGCTCGCATTGTCGCTGACGTTCTCGATCGGGCTGCGTTTCACTCCCAGCGCAATTGGACAACCAGCGGACCGTCCCAACATTCTCTGGATCACGTCCGAAGACAACTCGGCGTCTTGGCTTGGCTGCTACGGCAACGCTTTGGCCAAGACCCCGCGGATCGACCGACTCGCCGCGGAGGGGGTCCAGTACCGCAACGCGTTCTCGAACGCCCCGGTGTGCGCGGTGGCCCGCTCCACGCTGTTCACCGGCGTCTACGCGACGACGCTGGGGACACAGCACATGCGTAGCCGGCACGCGATACCCGACCGCTTTCGTCCGTACGTGAGCTACCTACGCGAGTCGGGCTACTACTGCACCAACAACTGGAAGACCGACTATAACTTTCTCGGCGAGGACGAGTCGTGGTGGGACGACTCCAGCGAAACCGCCCACTACCGCAACCGGCCCGAAGGCGCCCCTTTCTTCGCGGTCCTCAACTTCACCACCTCGCACGAGAGCTCGCTGTTCACGGAGAAGACCGCGCAGTACCGGCAATCGGGCCTGATCCCGCCTGCGCCTCGGCTCGATCTCGATCAGGTCGAGGTGCCGCCCATCTACCCCGACACACCCGTCGTCCGCCGCGATATCGCGGTCTATCACGACGTGATAACGGCCATGGATCAGCAGGTTGGCCTGGCTCTCGACGAGCTCGAGGCCGCGGGTTTGGCCAATGACACGATCGTGTTTTACTACTCCGACCACGGCGGCGTGCTCCCCAGGAGCAAGCGGTTTGTCTATCACACGGGCGTCCATGTTCCGCTGATCTTCCGAATCCCGCCAAAGTTCGCGAACGACGCCACGCCCCCCGGCGGGAGCCAGATCGACTCGCTGGTGGAGTTTGTTGACTTGGCCCCCACGGCGCTCGCGCTGGCGGGGATCACCCCCCCCGAACACATGCAGGGGCGGCCGCTGCTTGCCGGCGAGGGGGCTCAGCCGCGGCGTTACGCCTTTCTGTACGGCGACCGATTCGACGAAACCCTGCGGATGCACCGCGCGCTGACCGACGGCGAGTACCGCTATGTGCACAACTTCTACCCCCACCTCCCCGGGACCCTGCAAAACGAATACCCCTACGGCATCGCGACATGGCGGGTGATGCGCGCCATGGCCAAACGTGGCGAGCTGTACGCCACGCTTGCCCCGTTCTGGAAGGCGCCCCAACGCACAGCCGAGCTGTTTCGCGTTGCGGTGGACCCGTGGGAAACAGTGGACCTGATCATCGACAACAAGGCTCCCAAACGCGATCGGGATCGAGCCGCGGCGATGCGCTCGGTATTGCGGGCCCGCATGCTGGAAACGCGAGACCTGGGCGTCATCCCCGAGGCGTTTTGGGGAGAGCTGGCCGCTGGGCAGACCATCTACGACTACGCGAACAACGGCGACTTCCCGTGGGAGGAGGCCATCGACCTTGCTTTTGCTGCTAGCGATCAGGCACCGTCCAAACTGGGTCGCTTGAAGCAAGGCTTGGAAGACGAGCACCCCGTCCTCCGCTACTGGGGGGCGATGGGCTGCCTCGAACTCGGCGGAGCCGCGGCGCCGGCCTCGAATTCGTTGAAGAGGTTGCTCGAAGACCCACACGCCGCCAACAGAATCACCGCCGCGCACGCCCTCTACCGGATCGAGCCGTCGCAGTCGCGGTTGAATACGCTGGCCGACGAGGCGATCCACGCGCGGGACGACGCCTCTGCGACACTCGCGTTCCATACGCTCTACCAGCTCGATGCGACGTCGCGCGTCTCTACGCACGATCTTCGAACCATCGCACAGGCGAGCCCAACCGGCTATGCCGCAGTTTGGGCGAATCGACTGCTCGCAGAGAGGCCGAGGCGGTCCACGACTGACCGATCAGCGACGCACCGATAG
- a CDS encoding alpha-L-rhamnosidase-related protein, which translates to MELVSSRSGRRLALLLACVCLQGVGHAPAATVYVAPWGDDANPGAFDQPKRNAQIALNALQPGDTLYFREGLYSLNGPLTLSKSGSPDNWITIASAPGETAVLDGALSARDDDSILEVRGQNYVKIENLRLQNSKDQGISVWKSKHVVIQNNHTYNTYGPGIGVWGDAGAQAPSQYITVWNNKVEKPNSWDAPGEHPNPAPNHPPHEGISLGRVEDFEVAYNEVWGGQKEGIDSKGPNKRGVIHHNYVHDLPRVGIYVDAWTSGIEDIEIHNNIVHDSYSSGLSGLVSINSEDNQTVDNVRVHHNLGYNIKRRIFHVNGSPLTSNVKIWNNTGLDADHGVLLTGNLQDITIENNILNNIRFQILKDDSSGTGRTIDYNLLNANPTFANASSDDYRLAPGSSAIDAGNPDPAYNDPDGSRNDIGAFYLGQTNTSWDYWLGAGWDQGAPPHPWDLNDPVGPGGADPGYEPAVLLFADDFILDPLAPGPVGRGGAAPLPTNGWAESGAWTNSAEPDAQGVVRSVARGLSGSLTRAISTEGYHNVAIELFVMQDESASYETLENVVNKSPDWGDYFELQINTGGVWETVLLDHGQWNGQNEPGASGWSGQPGSNFNLSTGFIDLPSTADDNANLQVRLITHASQPSEVWFIEYFQLRGDTVTTILAGDYNNDGQVDAADYSVWRDHYGGQAPLTNDPYGDQNLGPIGTEQYDQWRSNFGRTGQQGATSQSLATPEPRAIHLAVLLLAARFAGRHRWLATASGRRAGAWLLALCMLAFQAACPDATWATEGSKQGGSVKVTHLRCDSLENPRGIDRAEPRLAWRLEASPTQRGVQQTAYHVLVASSPETLDRGEGDLWDSGVVQSDRSISIPYAGAALRYGARCYWKVKVRLADGQWTPWSGTASWSMGPMNRGDWSAEWIGSPKSHVVVNDAPLEGEFFADPWVREEFDLPDKPTEAVIYVASIGYHELYVNGTKIGDTVLEPCVSDHSQRARYVAYDIAGALRPGKNVIGFWLGTSWSIFRPYQTPGRPDTPLVLAQADLKFPSGETIRIATDGAWKTHPSPNVLLGEWWFRNYGGEFYDAGREAPGWCDTPFDDSAWNTVRICPLELKVTAAALEPNRRVTKIEPQAIEERGENQYRIDMGVNYAGLFEIDLTGQPGDLVTLDWSEHPDERRTHNIHSAFRIGPTGKGTFQNRFNYGSGRWITIGGLRTPPKLSDARGYLVRSDFPRVGRFECSDPLLNKIYDTTCWTFENLSLGGYVVDCPQRERMGYGGDAHATTQMAVNTYGLAAFYSKWCEDWRDVQGHLPSWGLGEDAKTRPAPDEGALPYTAPTYWGGGGPIWSGICITLPWLAYRHYGDQAVLEDNFPMMQKWLAYLDSKSEDDLLLRFGGQWDFLGDWLWPGASGINGDTRESLFLNNCFWVHNLETAAKVAAALDRPEQAAQYAGRAEQVRQAIHREFFDEQSGGYVSNLQACLAIALMVDVPPSEVRPRVEHRFVDEVLIHRDGHFWGGITGGYFIFGHLLQSGRNDLAYTMVSKPDYPGWGNMMRQGATTLWESWEGHKSRLHSSYLHVGPWFMEGLAGIVPDDQHAGYKHFFVRPGLDASDSITWVRASYDSPYGEIRVAWEKIHGELRLRVTAPPNTSATLCLPIAHAARITEGGTTIEGGWITQRTPSDGQMKITIGSGEYDFVVPLADLNVRSAEKPQATSLP; encoded by the coding sequence ATGGAATTGGTCTCCTCCCGCTCGGGGCGTCGCCTGGCCCTGCTGCTAGCGTGCGTTTGCCTGCAGGGGGTTGGTCACGCCCCGGCCGCCACGGTCTACGTAGCGCCGTGGGGCGACGACGCCAACCCGGGCGCTTTTGATCAGCCCAAAAGGAACGCCCAGATAGCGCTGAACGCTCTGCAGCCGGGCGACACACTCTACTTCCGCGAAGGGCTCTACTCGCTGAATGGCCCGCTGACGCTCTCCAAGTCGGGGAGCCCAGACAACTGGATTACGATCGCCAGCGCGCCGGGCGAAACCGCGGTGCTCGACGGCGCCCTGTCTGCGCGGGACGACGACTCGATTCTCGAAGTGCGCGGGCAGAACTACGTCAAGATCGAGAACCTGCGGCTGCAGAACTCCAAGGACCAGGGCATCTCGGTCTGGAAGTCAAAGCATGTCGTGATTCAGAACAACCACACCTACAACACCTACGGACCGGGGATCGGGGTGTGGGGTGACGCCGGCGCCCAAGCCCCCAGCCAGTACATCACGGTTTGGAACAACAAAGTAGAAAAGCCCAACTCCTGGGACGCCCCCGGCGAACACCCCAACCCCGCTCCCAACCACCCGCCGCACGAAGGCATCTCCCTGGGCCGCGTAGAAGACTTCGAGGTCGCTTACAACGAGGTGTGGGGGGGTCAGAAAGAAGGGATCGACTCCAAGGGGCCCAACAAGCGGGGCGTGATCCACCACAACTACGTCCACGACCTACCCCGCGTGGGGATCTACGTCGATGCGTGGACCAGCGGCATCGAGGACATCGAGATCCACAACAACATCGTGCACGACTCGTACAGCAGCGGCCTCAGCGGTCTTGTCTCCATCAACTCAGAAGACAACCAGACGGTCGACAACGTCCGGGTGCACCACAACCTGGGCTACAACATCAAGCGACGCATCTTCCACGTCAACGGCAGCCCGCTAACTTCCAACGTGAAGATCTGGAACAACACCGGGCTGGATGCGGATCACGGCGTGCTGCTGACCGGCAACCTGCAAGACATCACCATCGAGAACAACATCCTTAACAACATCCGGTTCCAGATCCTTAAGGACGATTCCAGCGGAACGGGCCGGACAATCGATTACAACCTGCTGAACGCCAACCCCACTTTCGCCAACGCGTCGTCCGACGATTACCGCTTGGCCCCCGGTTCGAGCGCGATCGACGCCGGCAACCCCGACCCGGCCTACAACGACCCAGACGGTTCGCGCAACGACATCGGCGCCTTTTACCTTGGCCAGACGAACACGAGTTGGGACTACTGGCTCGGGGCGGGTTGGGACCAAGGCGCCCCGCCGCACCCCTGGGACCTGAACGACCCCGTCGGTCCCGGCGGCGCCGATCCGGGCTACGAGCCCGCGGTGCTACTGTTCGCGGACGACTTCATCCTCGACCCCTTGGCGCCCGGCCCCGTGGGACGGGGGGGCGCCGCCCCCCTCCCCACCAACGGCTGGGCCGAGTCCGGCGCCTGGACCAACTCTGCCGAGCCAGACGCCCAAGGCGTGGTCCGATCCGTTGCCCGGGGGCTCAGCGGATCGCTGACCCGTGCTATTTCCACCGAAGGCTACCACAACGTCGCGATCGAGCTGTTCGTGATGCAAGACGAATCAGCCAGCTACGAGACGCTGGAGAACGTGGTGAACAAATCGCCCGACTGGGGCGACTACTTCGAGTTGCAAATCAACACCGGCGGCGTCTGGGAGACCGTGCTGCTGGACCACGGCCAGTGGAATGGACAGAACGAGCCGGGCGCCTCCGGATGGAGCGGCCAACCAGGGAGCAACTTCAACCTATCGACCGGCTTTATCGATCTCCCTTCCACCGCGGACGACAACGCCAACCTGCAAGTCCGGCTCATCACACACGCGAGCCAGCCGAGCGAAGTCTGGTTCATCGAGTACTTTCAACTCCGAGGCGACACCGTGACAACCATCTTGGCAGGCGACTACAACAACGACGGACAAGTCGATGCCGCCGACTACTCCGTCTGGCGCGACCACTACGGGGGCCAAGCCCCCCTGACGAACGACCCCTACGGCGACCAGAACCTCGGCCCCATCGGGACCGAGCAATACGACCAGTGGCGGTCGAACTTCGGACGCACCGGCCAGCAGGGCGCCACTTCCCAGTCCTTGGCGACGCCCGAGCCTCGCGCCATCCATCTTGCGGTGCTGCTCTTGGCCGCGCGGTTTGCAGGCCGACACCGCTGGCTTGCGACTGCGTCTGGCCGGCGTGCCGGGGCGTGGCTGCTGGCGCTTTGCATGCTCGCGTTCCAGGCGGCCTGCCCCGACGCCACTTGGGCCACCGAGGGCTCGAAGCAAGGGGGATCGGTTAAGGTGACTCACCTGCGATGCGACAGCCTCGAGAACCCCCGCGGCATCGACCGGGCCGAGCCGCGTCTCGCGTGGCGGCTCGAGGCGTCCCCGACGCAGCGCGGTGTGCAGCAAACAGCCTACCACGTCCTCGTCGCGAGCTCGCCCGAAACGCTCGATCGCGGCGAGGGAGATCTGTGGGACTCTGGCGTTGTGCAGTCGGATCGTTCAATTTCGATTCCTTATGCAGGCGCTGCGCTGCGGTACGGGGCTCGCTGCTACTGGAAAGTGAAAGTCCGCCTCGCCGATGGCCAGTGGACCCCTTGGAGCGGGACCGCGAGTTGGTCGATGGGGCCGATGAACCGCGGAGACTGGTCGGCCGAGTGGATCGGATCGCCGAAGTCTCATGTGGTGGTGAATGACGCCCCGCTTGAGGGGGAGTTCTTCGCGGACCCATGGGTTCGGGAGGAGTTCGACCTGCCGGACAAACCGACCGAAGCGGTCATCTACGTCGCATCCATTGGCTACCATGAGCTGTACGTGAACGGGACCAAGATCGGCGACACGGTGCTAGAGCCTTGCGTTTCCGATCACTCCCAGCGGGCCAGGTACGTCGCCTACGACATCGCTGGCGCCCTGCGCCCCGGCAAGAACGTGATCGGGTTCTGGCTCGGGACATCGTGGTCGATCTTTCGCCCGTACCAAACTCCTGGCCGGCCAGACACCCCGCTGGTGCTCGCCCAGGCGGACCTCAAGTTCCCGTCGGGCGAGACCATCCGCATCGCGACCGATGGCGCCTGGAAGACCCACCCAAGCCCCAACGTGCTGCTGGGCGAGTGGTGGTTCAGGAACTACGGCGGCGAGTTCTACGACGCCGGCCGCGAGGCGCCCGGTTGGTGCGATACGCCCTTCGACGACTCGGCGTGGAACACCGTGCGGATCTGCCCGCTGGAACTGAAGGTCACTGCTGCGGCGCTCGAGCCCAACCGCCGTGTGACCAAGATCGAACCGCAGGCGATTGAGGAGCGGGGCGAGAATCAATACCGCATCGACATGGGCGTCAACTACGCGGGGCTGTTTGAGATCGACCTAACCGGCCAACCGGGCGACTTGGTGACGCTGGATTGGTCGGAACACCCCGACGAACGCCGGACCCACAACATCCATAGCGCCTTCCGGATCGGTCCGACCGGCAAGGGGACCTTCCAGAACCGCTTCAACTACGGATCGGGGAGGTGGATCACCATCGGCGGGCTACGCACCCCTCCGAAACTGTCCGACGCACGCGGCTACTTGGTGCGGAGCGACTTCCCCCGGGTGGGCCGCTTTGAGTGCTCCGATCCGCTGCTGAACAAGATCTACGACACGACCTGCTGGACGTTCGAGAACCTGAGCCTTGGCGGGTACGTCGTCGACTGCCCGCAACGCGAACGGATGGGCTATGGGGGCGATGCGCACGCAACGACGCAGATGGCCGTGAACACCTACGGCCTGGCCGCGTTCTACTCGAAATGGTGCGAGGACTGGCGGGACGTGCAGGGCCATCTCCCTTCTTGGGGCTTGGGCGAAGACGCCAAGACTCGGCCTGCGCCCGACGAGGGGGCGTTGCCCTACACAGCTCCGACCTACTGGGGAGGGGGCGGCCCGATCTGGAGCGGAATCTGCATCACTCTGCCGTGGCTCGCCTATCGACATTACGGGGATCAAGCGGTGCTCGAAGACAACTTCCCCATGATGCAGAAGTGGCTGGCCTACCTCGATTCGAAATCGGAAGACGATCTCTTGCTACGCTTCGGCGGGCAGTGGGACTTCCTCGGCGACTGGCTCTGGCCTGGCGCGTCGGGGATCAACGGAGACACGCGGGAAAGCCTGTTCCTCAACAACTGCTTCTGGGTCCACAACCTGGAGACCGCCGCCAAGGTCGCCGCGGCCCTGGACCGTCCCGAGCAAGCGGCCCAATACGCAGGCCGCGCCGAGCAAGTGCGGCAAGCGATCCACCGCGAGTTCTTTGACGAGCAGAGCGGCGGCTACGTCAGCAACTTGCAGGCCTGCCTGGCGATCGCCCTGATGGTCGACGTCCCCCCCAGCGAGGTCCGCCCGCGGGTCGAGCATAGGTTCGTGGACGAAGTTCTGATCCACCGCGACGGTCACTTCTGGGGCGGCATCACCGGGGGCTACTTTATCTTCGGCCACCTGCTGCAGAGCGGACGCAACGATCTCGCCTACACGATGGTCTCAAAGCCGGATTACCCGGGCTGGGGGAACATGATGCGTCAGGGGGCAACCACCCTGTGGGAGAGCTGGGAGGGTCACAAGTCGCGCCTCCACAGCTCGTACCTCCATGTGGGCCCATGGTTCATGGAGGGCCTCGCCGGCATCGTGCCAGACGATCAGCACGCGGGCTACAAGCACTTCTTCGTGCGGCCCGGCCTGGACGCAAGCGACTCGATCACTTGGGTCAGGGCGTCGTACGACTCACCCTACGGCGAGATCCGTGTCGCCTGGGAGAAGATTCACGGTGAACTGAGGCTCCGGGTCACGGCGCCCCCCAACACCTCCGCCACTTTGTGTCTCCCTATCGCCCACGCTGCGCGGATTACTGAAGGCGGAACGACCATCGAAGGGGGTTGGATCACACAGCGAACCCCTAGCGACGGGCAGATGAAAATCACGATCGGCTCGGGCGAATATGACTTCGTCGTGCCGCTAGCCGACCTGAACGTTCGTTCCGCCGAAAAGCCACAAGCGACATCCCTACCATGA